In the genome of Dioscorea cayenensis subsp. rotundata cultivar TDr96_F1 chromosome 1, TDr96_F1_v2_PseudoChromosome.rev07_lg8_w22 25.fasta, whole genome shotgun sequence, one region contains:
- the LOC120265156 gene encoding eukaryotic translation initiation factor gives MAEVEAAASAVAAVAEVTEAKGKELHRLERKWSFWFDNQSKPKQGAAWGSSLRKIYTFDTVEEFWCLYDQIFRPSRLIANADFHMFKAGIEPKWEDPECANGGKWTVTSSRKANLDTMWLETLMALIGEQFDESDEICGVVVSARQRQDKVALWTKTASNEAVQVAIGRKWKEIIDAQEKIFYTFHDDSRRDKSSRGGRYNV, from the exons ATGGCGGAGGTCGAGGCGGCGGCGTCGGCGGTGGCGGCCGTGGCGGAGGTGACGGAGGCGAAGGGCAAGGAGCTGCATAGATTGGAGAGGAAATGGTCTTTCTGGTTCGATAACCAGTCGAAGCCTAAGCAGGGAGCAGCTTGGGGCTCATCGCTCCGCAAGATCTACACCTTCGACACCGTTGAAGAGTTTTGGTG CTTGTATGATCAGATATTCCGGCCTAGCAGATTGATTGCTAATGCAGATTTCCACATGTTCAAGGCTGGAATAGAGCCAAAGTGGGAGGATCCTGAATGTGCAAATGGCGGCAAATGGACTGTTACGAGTAGCAGAAAAGCTAACCTTGACACCATGTGGCTTGAGACG CTGATGGCTTTGATTGGTGAGCAATTTGATGAGAGTGATGAGATTTGTGGCGTTGTGGTGAGTGCACGGCAGAGGCAGGACAAAGTGGCACTATGGACAAAGACAGCTAGCAATGAAGCTGTTCAG GTAGCCATAGGTAGAAAATGGAAGGAAATTATTGATGCCCAAGAGAAGATCTTTTACACCTTCCAT GACGATTCAAGAAGAGATAAATCAAGTCGAGGTGGTCGCTACAACGTGTGA